A genomic segment from Aegilops tauschii subsp. strangulata cultivar AL8/78 chromosome 1, Aet v6.0, whole genome shotgun sequence encodes:
- the LOC120965132 gene encoding uncharacterized protein, whose protein sequence is MTKAAVAQPVLTASPSSERTNIIKRSIEGSGFPGRRRVHRPEPRRCCSAGGTMRRSSGSSSGSMRGRGASDGVIGHGCIQLGRLLLVDVVLLARRLPPEED, encoded by the exons ATGACGAAGGCCGCAGTGGCGCAGCCAGTGCTCACGGCGTCGCCTTCATCTGAGAGGACCAACATCATCAAGCGCTCCATCGAAGGATCTGGCTTCCCTGGCCGGCGTCGGGTCCATCGGCCAGAGCCTCGCCGGTGTTGTTCAGCCGGTGGGACTATGAGACGCAGTTCTGGGAGCTCCAGCGGCAGCATGAGAG GACGTGGTGCCTCTGATGGCGTCATTGGACATGGCTGCATTCAGCTAGGCCGCCTCCTGTTGGTAGACGTGGTCTTGTTGGCCAGGAG GTTACCACCAGAAGAGGACTGA